tcaaCACTTGGATCGTCCTTTGACTAAAGAGAAGATGGTGGCCCTCACAGTCTTGATTGAGGTGGGATGcgctaagaagaagaaaaatggatcgcgctaagaagaagaaaaatggatcGGCCGGGTCACTACAACAGTTGCTTCACTGGTCACTTGAATGAAAAGCCACATCCAGGAAGCTGGCTGCCAAGTTGGGAGCTCACAGGGAAAGAGTTTTTTTTGGAGCAACTTCACCAGTAGGATGTTGCCTACTCGGTTAGTTGTGATAGTTCTGCTGGTGGCTAGTGGCCGTGTAAGTTGTGCTAGTCAAGTTGTTAGTAGAGTTGTTAGTTGGGTTGTGTTCAGCTTAGTTGGGTTCTCTGGAGCGAGTGGTTAGTCGTTTAGTTGAGTGGTTAGTAGAGCTGAGTGGCTAGCTGGTCGGCAGTTGTACTGTAGTTGAGGATGGTGCTGGAGCACCTCATCTAATCCGTGGTGTTTATGGATTTTGGGTCCGGTTTCCACTTAAAAAACTGAACTgacttttgttttcctttttctctaccggtcctttcaaaaaaaaagaaattctCATACAATGAGTGGGTGGTCTGTCGTGTGTTTGACAAGACCACTAGGATCATGAAGACGACTGCACCAGTGTACCAGGTGGCCATGGCTGGCGCTGAGATTGATCAGAATCAAAACAACATCTTGGCCATCCCCATCCCCATGCCGCTGCAGCTGCCACTGCCCGTGCCCATGGCCATGCAATTTCCCATCCTGCCAGACTTCGCCATATATGGACCCGGTGGCCCCCGGCCTACTACCCCAACGGCGGTGTGGGGATGCCGCCTATGGCAGGTATTGGTAGTGCCGGCGGGCTTGAGATCAATGGCACCCTATTCGGCAATCCGATGGCCGCACCACTGCCGATGAACTTCTACCACCAAATGGACATGGGGGCAGTTGGCCAGATGGGCATGGAGGCTATAGCTGGCCACATGGACATGGGAGCAGCTAGCTCTGGGGGCTTGTATGTTGCTGCACCGGAGAGTAGGCCGTCCTCGATGGTGTCGCAAAAGGATGAGCGGGCTAATGCCGCTGAGATCTCGTCAATGATGTCCGTGACTGGCCCATGGAAGTACTGAAAGAAGTGAACGTGGAGGGAGGAGGAAAAGTTATGAATTCGCATAAATACGTATGTTATATCTATATCATCTGCAttgcattttgtgaaataatGCATGGTTTGTATGTTTCCGTAATAACTAGTCGATAAGCTATGTGTGTATGCTTGTACTAGTATATGCACCGTATCATTGCATATGTGGTATATGTGTGTCATTTGGTCTTAGTAATGTGGGGCATGATGGTATGCATACCTGGATATATAACATCCGCTTGGTCATGCTGATGGTTGTATTGTAAGAAGCAGATTGGAGTTTGGTACAATATTATCGTGAACCCATATATTATATACATGTGAACTATAGTATGTTGTTTAATATATGAGCTTAATTGCCAAATTAAACGTTAAAGCGTATGCATTTATattgtgatttttttttgttaagaCTACTCGCCGAATATGCATGCGTTAGTTGTCATGCCAGCACACCTATGTGGCTGATTGGAACAAAACAAATCCTGTAGCGCCGGCTCAACCTTATATTCGCTTCCTATCAATAACAGCTTGCAACACGGTTTTCTCACTCAATCATGAGGTAGGTTGTCCTACTCCTCTAGATTTAAGCGTGTCATGGCTagagttcttgtggttagggacCGCATATAAAGTGAACTTCAGGAAGGCCGGTTCACCTGTAGTTGAAGAGGCGGCATGAGGGGGGGTTGAGATTTGAAGTAGTTTGTGTTGGTGTCGGAAGAGGCTAGCGATGGTTTGCCCCTAGAGCCGTGCGGGATCGGGTGTGGTGGATAGCGGTGACTCGCCTCCTTGGTTAGTAGATTGGAGGGAGGCATGAAGGGCCTATGGTGGGCGGTGGCAGAGGCCGCTCGCAATAGGGACTGCCAAAATATTTCTAACATTATTTCTATCCTAACCATTTCTTTTGTGTTTATAAGGTGTGTGGCTGTGCGTTATAGGTACATCCTTCTAGGAAAGGCCAATTATTGAGGCCTGAGCTGTTTCATTTGTTTGTCGTCCTCTATCTCTCTTTTGTTTCCATTCGAATGGATGCTGCAACCAATGTGCATGGAGCCGCAAGCACCGACAATTACCCTGACCACTGGAATCGTCACCTAGGCCCCCATAAGGTGCCTCCCATCACCCTCCCTTTCCTCCTCCCAATTCTTGATAGCATGAGTTTAACACACATAGAGAATTATTGTGCTAATGGATTCTGCAAAGTGAACATGAAGATGAGATATTTTAGAGTCATGTAAAAGATATTGGTTGAAGATCTGCGATTGAAATACCTACAGGTGACATAATTTTGTAGTTTTTGGGGAACTATTGTATAATATTTTTGCCTCCTAAGAAATTCAATGCCGTGTGCGACCGTGTTCGTACTTGTTAACGCTCAAAAACTTCTGTTTTCTGTGGATCAATAGGCCACTGCACTATGCACCATTGCTTTTTGAGATATAGCATGTAGTGTCGAATTATTGTGAGAAAAGGGAATGCTAACTGTTTTGAGGCTTCTTCTCATGATGTCTTTTCGATGCTTGTTTCAATTTCTTCGAGCCTTACAAAATGCATATTGAACCGTACCCCTTTATGTTAGATTTGGCTACAACTTATCTGTATATGCTTGCTACAGATAAGACATAACAGAGTTCGTGCTGCTGTCTGATGACATCATTTCACGAGTTTTCGTCTGGGTCAGGCATGATGGAACAAGGACATTCATATGAACGTTCGATAAGATCCAGCCAGAATAATCTGGGCCGGAAACCAAACCAGATGAAACTGAAAAACACATACAGGAACACAGACGAGAATAAACTAGCATATGAAGGTATCGGTAAAAAGCAACTAGGTACATCTGCCCTTTAGGAATGACACATTTCACTGGAACATAATGAAGTTGGTAAATCAAATGTTTTGGCTGCCGGATACCAAGCCTATTCATCACTATTCTTCCTGTGGGATCTCCAAGTGACCTTGATTGAGACCGCTCCAAAGTCCCCTAGCTCTGCCACTTCTTCATCCGTCCCATGGTACCCAGAGGCGAAGCTACATTGCCACCGTGAACACGGCACTAGTTTCTGGTCGACGTTAGGATGGTCTCTTGGATACCCTTTGATGTAGAGATCAAAGTCGCTGTGTCTCTCCACCGCTATAACAAAGCTCGTCATGAAACCCAGCTTTGGAGCCACGCCACGAAAAAGCCGGATCACCTCACTGAAGCCGCTGGTCTTGGCGAGCAGCTTCATGTTGACGACGTCATCAATGGCAGCGGAGCAGAGGACTGTAACTTCAACCCGGGCCTCCACCGCATTCATCAGCACCAGGTACTTGATGTCCAGAGCACACCTTTCGCCGTACAGGCGTTTGTGTCGAATGAACGACTTCGATTCAAACATATTGTATAGCTCAGTGCATCCTTCAATGTTTGGACCATCATCACCATTTGCCTCCTCTTCACTCTGGGCATGGAGCTCAAACTCGACCAATGCACGGGTTGACATTGAAATGACCCGAGTAGGGCTCTTCAGAGACAAACGTGCCGTGCCCTGCAACGAAGTCAGTCATATATTTGAAATCTTTTATCAGTTATGGATAGTAGAGGGGAATCCATCTTCTGATACCTAACACAGCATGTCAACATGGCAAATAAAAGTGAAACATGCTCCTACACCAAACAATTTTGGTTTACAAAAAATATGAGTGAATTGCTGTCAGATAAGTACAAAAATTTCTATAAAAATGCACAAATTTACAAATTGGCAAATTCATAACAGAGTATGCACTTTCAGATTGAAAAAGGCGCATGCAGGAAGATAGTCGTTGGAGTTTGCAAAATGAATTACGACCATGCAGACTGTTAACTTTTTACAGCACACAATAAATATGGCAGTCACAAACTCTGCATTTACAAAACACTATGCTAAATTTGAACATAGCTAATGTATTGCTGTTTTTTTTCATGATAAAAGGAGCATGCATGTAGACAATTGCAGTTTGCAAACCAAAtactgttatgaacgacgtataggaatataaagtaaagaatcaagccacagaggagacacacgatttaacgtggaaaacccctccgatgtgaaggggaaaaaccacgggcaccagccagcaacaatctcactatctcaagagttttgggttacacgcctatggcggcttacaagagaagcttggcctatatcctggagtgaatttggaacaactccaacaaactccaccttgagacaaattcatcttgtatcataaatcaaccattcatcctgaacataacaaagatagaaaaccactggtgccaacaatagtctcttggactatccaattaaaccaactaagcttaagcacagctcaaacttagcaacaggaacagattttgtcatcatatcagcaggattatcatgagtactaatcttgcataccttcagcttaccttcttcaatcacatcacgcacaaaatgatacttgatatctatgtgtttagttctctcatggaacatctgatctttagtgaggtaaattgcactttgactgtcacagtgcaaacttatgcaagattcaactccacaaagctcagcgtacaaacctttcagccaaattaattctttgcacgctt
The sequence above is drawn from the Miscanthus floridulus cultivar M001 chromosome 15, ASM1932011v1, whole genome shotgun sequence genome and encodes:
- the LOC136507606 gene encoding uncharacterized protein encodes the protein MEIEGGGSGSAETLGAGSGKKRPYSPRCGEDSPKSSAMDADDEWFVNDSGSEEGDDYGNQGMCSPFIVDNFPRASWDHDEQSDLVFANPETKLRGPSPTMIFPPFKSGRHLFDSEYNLNDKSEISLTNVEDCLKECCCLPMDLIQFVDVKIAGYQHSRPGRAKIFGFVAARDTVKPLRNYIYRRAIDNCEAVPVKRKTGTARLSLKSPTRVISMSTRALVEFELHAQSEEEANGDDGPNIEGCTELYNMFESKSFIRHKRLYGERCALDIKYLVLMNAVEARVEVTVLCSAAIDDVVNMKLLAKTSGFSEVIRLFRGVAPKLGFMTSFVIAVERHSDFDLYIKGYPRDHPNVDQKLVPCSRWQCSFASGYHGTDEEVAELGDFGAVSIKVTWRSHRKNSDE